From one Aquicella siphonis genomic stretch:
- the gspH gene encoding type II secretion system minor pseudopilin GspH, with protein MKRQCGRSAGGFTLIEILVVIFIISIVTSVALLTVSRNENRQIESFTHELVQLVTLAEEQAMLQPVVLGLALDEQSYQFSTFQPGEGEKKPSWTLFQDKMLGPHRIPEGIQLGVEISGQRQAAERDDNQDEEGKPAAPQVIISTNGDITPFTIYVGKRGKKPRYVITGDADGRVTSKLLS; from the coding sequence GTGAAGCGTCAATGCGGGCGGTCAGCCGGCGGGTTCACGCTCATTGAAATACTGGTGGTGATTTTTATCATCAGTATTGTCACGAGCGTGGCCTTGCTGACGGTCAGCCGCAATGAAAACAGACAAATAGAATCGTTTACCCATGAGCTGGTCCAGCTGGTGACCCTGGCGGAAGAGCAGGCCATGCTGCAGCCGGTTGTGTTGGGTCTTGCGCTGGACGAACAGTCATACCAGTTTTCAACTTTCCAGCCTGGTGAGGGGGAAAAAAAGCCGTCCTGGACGCTGTTTCAGGATAAAATGCTGGGTCCGCACCGTATTCCGGAAGGTATTCAGCTGGGCGTGGAAATCAGCGGTCAGCGTCAGGCTGCCGAACGTGACGACAACCAGGACGAAGAAGGCAAACCGGCGGCTCCGCAAGTCATTATATCCACGAATGGCGATATCACACCTTTTACAATCTATGTGGGGAAACGCGGAAAAAAACCCCGTTATGTCATTACAGGGGATGCGGATGGTCGTGTCACCAGCAAACTATTGTCTTAA
- the gspD gene encoding type II secretion system secretin GspD has translation MKFFPLMMRKLMSQLSLAVVCGLWISSASFSEQAPAAAAVKPQLKAANVQGAQPVDEVSVKASVNAEEPVKPAKRLWNLQDADIMSVITEVSQETGKNFIVDPRVSGKISLISSKPLKQNEVYQVFLSVLGLLGYSAIPSGNVVKIVPNMESGEQATPVASNQLPGKGDEVVVRVIPLENVSASQLIPVLRPLLPQWSNISAYTPGNVIILLGRASNLDRIHTIIEDVDKASTSGIQMIPLRHASAPQVALVLNNLQSAARAAGESSTVSIAVDERSNSLLLGGPKAARLRMRVLVSQLDAPSQAPSGNTEVIYLRYLEAKTLAPLLSKIAANILGKNSGGPAYESTSTNTSPASSTTSSVSKEISTNSPNIQAEPNTNAIIITAPPALMQALKSVIAKLDIRPAQVLVEAIIAEIDESNLTSLGIQWGSVASDGTVQTTNGSAISFPPLGAGVVGIMPSVQIQAVLSILRNQNGVDILSTPSIMVLDNQKATIEVGQDVPFQTGSYATSNNATTVTPFTTNQYKPVTLKLDVTPQINLGTSVRLKLSLKNDTLQNPQNPGLTPLINTSKISNTVIIKSDDVLVLGGLISNSNNESINKVPILGDVPIIGPLFQQKTTNQQKKNLMVFIKPIIIHNNDAAMTISETKYNEVRKTQANFRGDLATIGDEPAPTKLPPWKNKHDLPLPFAGKDPIDPCPPGSDQCP, from the coding sequence ATGAAATTTTTTCCCTTGATGATGCGCAAACTGATGAGCCAGCTATCACTGGCTGTAGTTTGTGGTTTATGGATTTCTTCTGCATCGTTCTCTGAACAGGCTCCCGCGGCTGCTGCTGTCAAACCGCAGCTCAAGGCGGCAAACGTCCAAGGCGCCCAGCCTGTTGACGAGGTGAGCGTCAAAGCCAGTGTGAACGCCGAGGAGCCTGTCAAACCGGCCAAACGGTTATGGAACCTGCAGGATGCTGATATCATGAGTGTCATCACCGAGGTATCCCAGGAAACCGGCAAGAACTTTATTGTTGATCCGCGTGTCAGCGGCAAAATTTCTCTTATTTCCAGCAAGCCGCTGAAACAGAATGAAGTCTATCAGGTCTTTCTGTCAGTGCTGGGATTGCTGGGATATTCAGCCATACCCAGTGGTAATGTAGTTAAAATTGTGCCAAACATGGAAAGCGGGGAACAGGCAACGCCAGTCGCTTCCAATCAATTGCCGGGCAAGGGCGATGAAGTGGTGGTGAGAGTCATACCGCTTGAGAATGTATCTGCGTCGCAGCTGATACCGGTATTGCGCCCTTTGCTTCCGCAGTGGAGCAACATCTCGGCTTATACTCCCGGCAATGTCATCATTCTCTTGGGGCGCGCATCCAATCTGGATCGCATTCACACCATTATTGAAGATGTAGACAAGGCTTCTACCAGCGGGATTCAAATGATACCGCTGCGGCATGCTTCCGCGCCGCAGGTGGCACTGGTCTTGAACAACCTGCAGTCAGCAGCGCGCGCTGCGGGCGAGTCGAGTACGGTTTCAATCGCAGTCGATGAGCGCAGCAACAGCCTGCTGCTGGGCGGACCAAAAGCCGCGCGATTGCGCATGCGGGTGCTGGTATCACAGCTGGACGCTCCCAGCCAGGCGCCCTCCGGTAACACAGAAGTGATTTACCTTCGCTACCTGGAAGCAAAAACACTGGCTCCCTTGCTCAGCAAGATTGCAGCGAATATTCTTGGCAAGAACAGCGGCGGTCCGGCTTATGAAAGCACCAGCACCAATACATCGCCTGCGTCTTCAACCACATCCAGCGTATCAAAGGAAATCTCGACCAACTCGCCCAACATACAGGCAGAACCGAATACCAATGCGATCATCATCACCGCGCCGCCCGCTCTCATGCAGGCATTAAAATCTGTTATCGCAAAATTGGACATTCGACCCGCGCAAGTGCTGGTGGAAGCCATTATTGCCGAGATTGATGAAAGCAACCTGACCAGTCTGGGTATTCAATGGGGCAGCGTGGCATCTGACGGAACAGTGCAGACAACTAATGGTTCCGCTATTTCATTTCCGCCTCTTGGCGCCGGGGTGGTGGGTATCATGCCCAGTGTGCAAATCCAGGCGGTGTTAAGTATTTTGCGTAACCAGAATGGAGTGGATATTCTATCAACGCCGTCCATCATGGTGCTGGATAATCAGAAGGCCACGATTGAAGTGGGGCAGGATGTTCCCTTTCAAACCGGTTCTTATGCGACATCAAATAACGCAACCACCGTGACGCCATTCACGACAAATCAGTATAAACCGGTAACCCTGAAGCTGGACGTCACACCGCAAATCAATCTGGGTACCTCGGTTCGTCTCAAACTGAGCCTGAAAAATGATACTTTGCAAAATCCCCAGAATCCGGGTCTGACTCCGCTGATCAATACCAGCAAGATCAGTAATACCGTCATCATCAAAAGCGACGATGTGCTGGTGCTGGGCGGACTGATCAGCAATTCCAATAATGAAAGCATCAACAAGGTGCCGATACTGGGAGATGTTCCGATTATCGGGCCGTTATTCCAGCAGAAAACAACGAATCAGCAAAAGAAAAATTTGATGGTCTTTATCAAGCCTATCATCATTCATAATAACGACGCCGCCATGACGATTTCCGAAACGAAATATAATGAAGTGCGCAAGACACAGGCGAATTTCCGGGGTGACCTGGCGACCATAGGCGATGAACCAGCGCCCACCAAGCTGCCGCCGTGGAAAAACAAACATGATTTGCCATTGCCGTTTGCGGGCAAGGATCCTATTGATCCTTGTCCGCCAGGAAGTGATCAATGCCCGTAG
- the gspE gene encoding type II secretion system ATPase GspE has translation MPVEINPLRFAFSKRYGVLVAGMENNIAKVVYHEKPPLMVLTEIRRQLQMPVEFSQVSSEEFNELLVKTYETDSSTAMQMAEDLGESLNLSDLMHELPKAEDLLEKQDDAPIIRLLNALLSEAIKEEASDVHIETFEDHVTIRFRVDGILREILEPPRILAPLIISRIKVMARLDIAEKRLPQDGRITLRIGGRAVDVRVSTMPTNHGERAVLRLLDKQTARLDLKELGMDPQSLELFVSLIKKPHGIILVTGPTGSGKTTTLYSGLIILNDRQRNILTVEDPIEFDLVGIGQTQVNNKINMTFAKGLRAILRQDPDVVMVGEIRDLETAQIAIQASLTGHLVLSTLHTNSAIGAITRLDDMGVEPFLLASSLAGVLAQRLMRLLCPECKKPMLATASECEILGVSAAASPVIYHAAGCSHCRYTGYSGRSGVYELIAVDETLRTMIHDRQPEQQMRKYARGKYPSLRQDGFRRVLNGETSLEEVLRVTSED, from the coding sequence ATGCCCGTAGAGATAAACCCATTACGCTTTGCATTTTCCAAGCGCTACGGGGTGTTGGTGGCCGGCATGGAAAATAATATTGCGAAGGTGGTTTATCACGAAAAACCCCCTCTGATGGTGCTGACGGAAATACGTCGCCAGTTGCAAATGCCTGTCGAGTTTTCGCAAGTGAGCAGCGAGGAGTTTAACGAGCTTCTGGTCAAAACCTATGAAACTGACTCTTCCACCGCCATGCAAATGGCGGAAGACCTGGGAGAATCATTGAATCTGTCGGATCTGATGCATGAACTGCCCAAGGCGGAAGACTTGCTGGAGAAACAGGATGATGCTCCCATCATACGCTTGCTGAATGCGTTACTGAGCGAGGCTATCAAGGAAGAAGCTTCAGATGTTCACATTGAAACCTTTGAAGACCATGTCACCATTCGTTTCCGCGTGGACGGCATATTAAGGGAAATCCTGGAGCCGCCGCGTATTCTCGCTCCATTAATTATTTCCCGCATCAAGGTGATGGCGCGTCTGGATATCGCTGAGAAACGGCTGCCTCAGGATGGCCGCATTACCTTGCGCATAGGCGGACGCGCGGTTGATGTGCGCGTTTCCACCATGCCCACGAATCATGGCGAGCGCGCAGTGTTGCGTTTGCTGGATAAACAGACCGCGCGGCTGGATCTGAAGGAATTGGGTATGGATCCTCAGTCCCTGGAATTATTCGTGAGCCTGATCAAGAAGCCTCACGGTATTATTCTTGTCACGGGTCCGACAGGCTCGGGCAAGACGACCACGCTTTATTCAGGACTGATCATTTTAAACGACAGACAACGCAATATCCTCACAGTGGAAGATCCTATCGAATTTGACCTGGTCGGCATAGGCCAGACGCAGGTCAATAATAAAATCAACATGACATTTGCAAAAGGATTGCGCGCCATTTTGCGCCAGGACCCGGATGTGGTCATGGTAGGCGAAATCCGTGATCTTGAAACCGCGCAAATCGCGATACAGGCGAGCTTGACCGGCCATCTGGTCTTGTCGACCCTGCATACAAACAGCGCGATCGGAGCGATTACGCGCCTGGATGATATGGGTGTGGAGCCTTTTTTGCTGGCTTCCAGTCTGGCGGGCGTACTGGCCCAGCGCTTGATGCGGTTGCTGTGTCCGGAATGTAAAAAACCCATGCTGGCGACTGCGAGTGAATGTGAAATATTAGGTGTTTCCGCCGCAGCCTCGCCGGTGATTTATCATGCGGCAGGGTGTTCACATTGTCGTTATACCGGTTATTCCGGCAGAAGCGGAGTTTATGAACTGATTGCGGTTGACGAAACCCTGCGTACCATGATTCACGACCGCCAGCCGGAACAGCAAATGCGCAAATATGCCCGCGGCAAATATCCCAGCCTGCGTCAAGATGGATTTCGGCGCGTGCTGAATGGTGAAACCTCACTGGAAGAAGTGCTGAGAGTGACCAGTGAGGATTAA
- a CDS encoding prepilin-type N-terminal cleavage/methylation domain-containing protein, whose protein sequence is MQTDDKKDEINVYRLGRLTVLELMAVLAVLGILATWVLRRFFA, encoded by the coding sequence ATGCAGACAGATGACAAAAAAGATGAAATCAATGTTTACCGGCTGGGCCGGCTGACTGTGCTTGAACTGATGGCGGTTCTTGCCGTGTTGGGCATTCTCGCAACCTGGGTGCTGCGGCGTTTTTTTGCCTAA
- the gspJ gene encoding type II secretion system minor pseudopilin GspJ encodes MNNNALFHGSRRQNRRSQGFTLLEILIALFIFTILSVILVAALRSVINSQSRTEAKAERLRNLQVALLIFSRDVAQSVDRPILNASGKEEGAFVGNPRGFSFTHAGFANPTGVPARSALQRTGYVFRDEGLFRLTWPVLDQAPETRTGVRRLLSGVQGARFQYLDAEGKFQDNWPLDGGDALQPLPRGVRIYLNLADWGEMTQFYMIPAQGNQNPQPAGKPAGASSTDSRPSGGKQEGRDS; translated from the coding sequence ATGAACAATAATGCCTTGTTCCACGGTTCCCGCCGCCAAAACCGGCGCAGCCAGGGTTTTACCCTGCTGGAAATACTGATCGCGCTGTTTATATTCACCATCCTCTCTGTCATTCTGGTGGCAGCGCTTCGCAGCGTCATTAATTCACAGTCACGTACGGAAGCAAAAGCCGAACGTTTACGTAATCTTCAGGTCGCCTTGCTCATTTTTTCGCGCGATGTGGCACAATCCGTGGACCGACCAATTCTGAATGCTTCAGGCAAGGAAGAAGGAGCTTTTGTGGGAAATCCGCGGGGATTTTCATTTACCCATGCCGGTTTTGCGAATCCGACCGGCGTACCGGCACGCAGTGCCTTGCAGCGCACGGGATATGTCTTTCGTGACGAGGGCTTGTTCCGTTTGACCTGGCCGGTACTGGATCAGGCTCCGGAAACCCGGACCGGGGTGAGACGTTTATTGTCCGGCGTTCAGGGTGCGCGCTTTCAATATCTCGATGCAGAGGGAAAGTTTCAGGATAACTGGCCGCTTGATGGAGGGGACGCTCTTCAGCCGTTACCGCGCGGAGTAAGAATTTATCTCAACCTGGCGGATTGGGGGGAGATGACCCAGTTTTATATGATACCCGCGCAGGGAAATCAGAATCCTCAGCCGGCCGGCAAACCCGCCGGCGCGTCTTCGACGGACAGCCGGCCTTCTGGCGGAAAACAGGAGGGCAGGGATTCATGA
- the gspI gene encoding type II secretion system minor pseudopilin GspI, giving the protein MVVSPANYCLKAAKQAGLTLIEVLIALAIVSIAMTAVIKATSQNINSTGYLQKKTMALWVGQQVLNEIRAGVLKTGGSSGSQKLTTEMLGQEWYWSTEEEETPNPRIKKVRVKVFANEEDEQDETPIMTLESFLYHEQ; this is encoded by the coding sequence ATGGTCGTGTCACCAGCAAACTATTGTCTTAAGGCCGCGAAACAGGCGGGCCTGACACTGATAGAAGTCCTTATTGCCCTGGCGATTGTCAGTATTGCCATGACAGCTGTTATCAAGGCGACATCACAAAACATCAATTCCACAGGATATTTGCAGAAAAAAACCATGGCGCTTTGGGTTGGGCAGCAGGTGTTGAATGAAATTCGCGCTGGCGTGCTCAAAACGGGCGGCTCATCGGGCAGTCAGAAACTGACGACGGAAATGCTGGGACAGGAGTGGTATTGGTCTACCGAAGAAGAAGAGACGCCTAATCCTCGTATCAAGAAAGTCCGCGTCAAGGTTTTTGCGAATGAAGAGGATGAACAAGATGAAACTCCTATCATGACGCTGGAGAGTTTTTTGTATCATGAACAATAA
- the trpS gene encoding tryptophan--tRNA ligase gives MSKEQKPRLLTGDTSTGRLHLGHWVGSLENRVRMQDEYDCYFIIANIQAMTTRMDRPAEVHQHVMDVMLDYLAAGIDPARSTVFIQSEVPAIAELTVFFSLLVPYPRLMRNPTIKDEIRDKGLGDNYSVGFLLYPVSQVADILAFRPEVVPVGEDQIPHLELTREVARRFNQVYCHVDPQTPDEEYLDKGGLFPVVETKLGRSRRLVGIGPPGPDGSLLKMSKSMNNAIFLSDDPDTVKKKVMAMYTDPNRLKATDKGCVENNPLWIFHETFNPDQDWVREAEEKYRAGTIGDVECKRRLIDVLVGVIEPMRQRRLQYEKDLHHVVSLLKEGTAKANEVAGATLVLAKEAMRQRYF, from the coding sequence ATGAGTAAAGAGCAAAAACCACGATTACTGACAGGCGACACCTCAACCGGACGTCTGCACCTCGGGCACTGGGTTGGATCGCTGGAAAACCGCGTGCGCATGCAAGACGAATACGATTGTTATTTTATCATCGCGAATATCCAGGCCATGACCACGCGCATGGACAGGCCCGCTGAAGTGCATCAGCATGTGATGGATGTCATGCTGGATTATCTGGCCGCGGGCATTGATCCGGCGCGCAGCACGGTCTTTATCCAGTCTGAAGTGCCCGCGATAGCCGAACTGACCGTGTTTTTCAGCCTGCTGGTTCCCTATCCCCGGCTGATGCGCAATCCCACTATCAAAGATGAAATTCGTGACAAAGGCCTGGGCGATAATTATTCTGTGGGTTTTTTGCTTTACCCCGTCAGTCAGGTGGCTGATATTCTGGCATTCAGACCGGAAGTCGTTCCAGTGGGAGAAGACCAGATTCCTCACCTGGAATTGACCAGGGAAGTCGCCAGACGATTTAACCAAGTGTACTGTCATGTGGATCCGCAGACGCCAGATGAAGAATACCTGGATAAGGGCGGGCTGTTCCCGGTCGTGGAGACCAAACTGGGCCGCAGCCGCCGGCTGGTAGGTATCGGGCCGCCGGGGCCGGATGGAAGTCTTTTGAAAATGTCAAAATCCATGAATAACGCCATTTTTCTGAGTGATGATCCTGACACCGTCAAAAAGAAAGTCATGGCGATGTATACCGATCCTAACCGGCTCAAGGCGACTGACAAGGGGTGCGTGGAAAATAATCCCTTGTGGATTTTTCATGAAACATTTAACCCTGATCAGGATTGGGTGCGGGAAGCGGAAGAAAAGTATCGTGCGGGGACAATCGGGGATGTGGAGTGCAAGCGGCGGCTGATTGATGTTCTGGTCGGAGTCATTGAACCCATGCGCCAGCGCAGACTCCAATATGAAAAGGATTTGCACCATGTGGTATCCCTGTTGAAAGAAGGGACTGCCAAGGCGAATGAAGTGGCGGGTGCAACACTGGTTTTGGCGAAAGAGGCAATGCGGCAGAGGTATTTCTAA
- the gspG gene encoding type II secretion system major pseudopilin GspG codes for MKIQFQSMNYRKAAGFTLIEVMVVVVILGILAAIIVPKIMSRPEQARIVKVKQDITAIQSALDLYKLDNGVYPTTDQGLQALVTRPSAPPVPRDWKSDGYLQDLPMDPWGLAYQYINDNEKVRIFSYGPKGRDGNSEIGNWNMNGEKQVS; via the coding sequence ATGAAAATCCAATTTCAATCAATGAATTATCGAAAAGCCGCCGGTTTCACCCTTATCGAAGTCATGGTGGTAGTAGTCATCCTGGGCATTTTGGCCGCCATTATTGTGCCAAAAATCATGAGCCGTCCCGAGCAGGCGCGTATCGTCAAGGTCAAACAAGACATTACCGCAATACAGAGTGCGCTGGATTTATACAAGCTGGATAACGGCGTTTATCCAACCACGGACCAGGGATTGCAGGCGCTGGTCACGCGTCCTTCCGCTCCTCCTGTGCCGCGCGACTGGAAGTCGGATGGTTATCTGCAGGATTTGCCTATGGATCCCTGGGGTCTCGCATATCAATATATCAATGATAATGAAAAAGTGCGTATTTTCAGCTATGGGCCTAAAGGCAGGGATGGTAACAGCGAAATTGGCAACTGGAACATGAACGGCGAGAAACAGGTATCGTGA
- the gspF gene encoding type II secretion system inner membrane protein GspF, which translates to MPAYHYVAISQNGREQKGVIEAESEKHARQLLRDKSFVPVRVQPAQEKKSSAGKASFALFKKSRGLSSKELALITRQFATLLSAGLPVEEALLAVAEQADKPRVKGLLFSVRSKVVEGHSLAAALRDHPEAFTDLFSATVAAGEKTGHLDKVLLRLADYTEQQWQMRQKLKTALIYPSMIVLVAIGIVGFLLEYVVPKMIAVYGNLNQALPAMTEILISISYFVKSYGLYTLIVIAAGIFIWRRALKSSEALREKSHRLLLRLPLLGYAVKTADTARFSRTLSILSAAGVPILEAMNISAQLITTLPIRDSIEQAVLHVREGAAIHLALKQTTYFSPMSIHMIASGEASGQLESMLERVAQNQEDEISRLIEVGLALFEPAVILIMGAIVLFIVLAVLLPIFNLNEFTG; encoded by the coding sequence ATGCCGGCTTATCATTACGTTGCGATCAGTCAAAACGGCCGGGAGCAAAAAGGCGTTATCGAAGCGGAAAGCGAAAAACACGCGCGGCAATTGCTGCGTGATAAATCCTTTGTGCCGGTGCGTGTGCAGCCTGCACAGGAAAAAAAGAGCTCAGCCGGCAAGGCTTCATTTGCCTTGTTTAAAAAATCGCGCGGATTAAGCAGCAAAGAGCTGGCCCTCATCACACGGCAGTTTGCCACTCTGTTATCCGCGGGGTTACCTGTTGAAGAAGCGCTGCTAGCGGTGGCGGAGCAGGCGGACAAGCCTCGTGTCAAGGGACTGCTGTTTTCAGTGCGCAGCAAAGTGGTCGAAGGACATTCGTTGGCAGCAGCATTGAGAGATCACCCGGAAGCATTTACTGATCTGTTCAGTGCGACGGTTGCGGCGGGAGAAAAGACCGGCCATCTTGACAAGGTGTTGTTGCGTCTTGCGGATTACACCGAGCAGCAATGGCAAATGCGCCAGAAACTTAAAACTGCATTGATTTATCCCTCCATGATTGTGCTGGTTGCAATCGGTATCGTGGGGTTTCTGCTGGAATACGTGGTCCCCAAAATGATAGCCGTGTATGGCAATTTGAATCAGGCTTTGCCGGCGATGACGGAAATACTGATATCCATCAGCTATTTTGTGAAGAGTTACGGCTTGTATACCCTCATCGTGATAGCGGCGGGCATTTTTATCTGGCGGCGGGCGTTGAAAAGCAGCGAGGCACTGCGGGAAAAATCACATCGATTGCTGTTGCGCCTGCCTTTGTTGGGTTATGCGGTCAAAACAGCTGATACCGCGCGATTTTCCCGTACCTTGTCTATTCTCTCCGCGGCAGGCGTGCCCATTCTGGAAGCCATGAATATCTCTGCCCAGTTGATCACCACTCTGCCGATACGCGATTCTATTGAACAGGCCGTACTCCATGTGCGTGAAGGCGCGGCCATACATCTTGCCTTGAAACAGACCACCTACTTTTCGCCCATGAGTATCCATATGATAGCGAGCGGGGAAGCCAGCGGCCAGCTGGAATCCATGCTGGAGCGTGTCGCGCAAAATCAGGAAGACGAAATCAGCCGGCTTATTGAAGTCGGACTGGCTTTGTTTGAGCCCGCCGTGATTCTGATCATGGGTGCGATTGTATTGTTTATCGTGCTTGCCGTGTTACTGCCCATCTTTAATCTGAATGAATTCACCGGATAG